In Nostoc edaphicum CCNP1411, the sequence TACATCAATTATCTCATGATTTTAGGTTATTTATAGGCATAATGGAATATCGCAGAGCCAAGATAGAAGGAGGTACATTTTTCTTTACCGTTGTTACTCATAACCGCCGGGAATTTCTTTGTAATACAGAGAATATTCTGCTGTTAAGACAAGCATTCAGAGAAGTAATAAGCAAATCTCCATTTATTGTAGATGCCATTGCCATATTACCAAACCACATACACTGTATTTGGACTTTACCACCAGGGGACAGTGATTTTTCTGATCGTTGGCGATTAATCAAAAATTATTTTACCCATCATTGTAATATTAAATATCAAGGAAAAATCTCTTTGTCACGTCGGAATAAAGGTGAAAAAGCTGTTTGGCAACGCAGATTTTGGGAACATCAAATTCAAGATGAAATTGATTTCATTCGTCATGTTGATTATATTCATTATAATCCTGTCAAGCATGGATACGTTAAAGCAC encodes:
- a CDS encoding REP-associated tyrosine transposase, encoding MEYRRAKIEGGTFFFTVVTHNRREFLCNTENILLLRQAFREVISKSPFIVDAIAILPNHIHCIWTLPPGDSDFSDRWRLIKNYFTHHCNIKYQGKISLSRRNKGEKAVWQRRFWEHQIQDEIDFIRHVDYIHYNPVKHGYVKAPKDLNYSSFILYVNKGIYDIDWGSGVEIQFPEDVGNE